A genomic region of Microlunatus sagamiharensis contains the following coding sequences:
- a CDS encoding MSMEG_0570 family nitrogen starvation response protein, which produces MPELTFTTVWPDGRRLQTYSPSLVVHDHLEVGRSYGVDDFVGRAEAALTEASERVRARWGRPCTAARASLATIHVVAEEQPDGLVTVESMDPPAVAP; this is translated from the coding sequence ATGCCTGAGCTCACCTTCACCACCGTCTGGCCCGACGGGCGACGGCTGCAGACCTACTCGCCCTCGCTGGTGGTCCACGACCACCTCGAGGTCGGCCGCTCCTACGGGGTCGACGACTTCGTCGGCCGGGCCGAGGCCGCGCTCACCGAGGCCAGCGAACGGGTCCGCGCCCGGTGGGGACGGCCCTGCACCGCGGCCCGCGCGTCGCTCGCGACGATCCACGTGGTCGCCGAGGAGCAGCCCGACGGGCTCGTCACGGTCGAGTCGATGGACCCGCCGGCGGTGGCCCCGTGA
- a CDS encoding carbon-nitrogen hydrolase family protein, with the protein MSPTDQTTITVVADEFGRDLDAAYGTIARTIATARERGTDLLVLPEACLGGYLPSLGSVHDDEETLARRRRNLPPAFALDGPELARVAAMAGDMTVLLGLCERAEEGGAEVRYNTAVALTGDGVLAAHRKVHQPLGENLSYSAASRFEAFDSPVGRIGMLICYDKAFPEASRTLALDGAEIIAALSAWPTARTAAADRIEDDRWKKRFDLYDAARALDNQVVWAASNQTGTFGSLRFVGNAKVVGPGGDVRAETGVAGGLATVTLDVHAELAAVRQGMYALRDRRPSAYRLDAVLPDYPAERPEPAYA; encoded by the coding sequence ATGAGCCCCACCGACCAGACCACGATCACCGTCGTCGCCGACGAGTTCGGCCGCGACCTCGACGCGGCCTACGGCACCATCGCCCGCACGATCGCCACGGCCCGCGAGCGCGGCACCGACCTGCTCGTGCTGCCCGAGGCGTGCCTGGGCGGCTACCTGCCGAGCCTGGGCAGCGTCCACGACGACGAGGAGACCCTCGCCCGCCGCCGACGGAACCTGCCCCCGGCGTTCGCGCTCGACGGCCCGGAGCTCGCCCGGGTCGCGGCGATGGCCGGCGACATGACCGTGCTGCTCGGCCTGTGCGAGCGGGCGGAGGAGGGCGGCGCGGAGGTCCGCTACAACACCGCGGTCGCCCTCACCGGCGACGGCGTCCTGGCCGCGCACCGCAAGGTGCACCAGCCCCTCGGGGAGAACCTGAGCTACTCAGCCGCCTCGCGCTTCGAGGCCTTCGACTCACCGGTCGGGCGGATCGGGATGCTGATCTGCTACGACAAGGCCTTCCCCGAGGCGTCGCGCACCCTGGCCCTCGACGGCGCGGAGATCATCGCCGCGCTGTCGGCCTGGCCGACGGCGCGCACGGCCGCGGCCGACCGGATCGAGGACGACCGCTGGAAGAAGCGCTTCGACCTCTACGACGCCGCCCGCGCGCTCGACAACCAGGTCGTCTGGGCGGCGTCCAACCAGACCGGCACCTTCGGCTCGCTGCGCTTCGTCGGCAACGCCAAGGTCGTCGGGCCCGGCGGCGACGTCCGCGCCGAGACCGGGGTCGCCGGCGGGCTCGCCACGGTGACGCTCGACGTCCACGCCGAGCTCGCCGCCGTGCGCCAGGGCATGTACGCGCTGCGTGACCGCCGCCCGTCGGCGTACCGGCTCGACGCCGTCCTGCCCGACTACCCCGCCGAGCGTCCGGAGCCCGCGTATGCCTGA
- a CDS encoding MSMEG_0567/sll0787 family protein, which produces MALFDVEVLTRGATGSPASAATTVGVAEDRADLDAARRLRHATFVLEQGLFAGSDRDDTDDDPRALTLVARDPAGVVTGTVRLAPATGDRDLGWWVGSRLAVARPARGHGAGVGAALVRAACAHAERLGALRFDAHVQRPNAPLFRRLGWEEIGDEVAYGRPHVAMTWPVDRVARLAARTKAPLGPLLAPFAGGPAGLGGRGFLGDDAAPVPGSDLVAATDAILPSMVERDPTWAGWCAVLVNLNDLAATGAEPVALLDAVGARDASFASRVVRGVAAAAAAWDVPVVGGHTQLGVPGSLSVTALGRTPRPVPGGGGRPGHAVTVTADLGGGWRPGYSGAQWDSTSGRTTEDLQALGSFVARSAPAAAKDVSMAGLVGTLGMLAEASGCGAVLDVDAVPTPAGATTGDWLTCFPGFAMVTADEPGREPAPAGPATSRACGELTTGAGVRLHWPDGRTTPALTTVTGLGRA; this is translated from the coding sequence GTGGCGCTCTTCGACGTCGAGGTCCTGACCCGGGGAGCCACGGGCTCCCCGGCGTCGGCCGCCACCACGGTCGGCGTGGCCGAGGACCGGGCCGACCTCGACGCGGCGCGCCGGCTGCGCCACGCGACGTTCGTGCTCGAGCAGGGCCTGTTCGCCGGGTCCGACCGGGACGACACCGACGACGACCCCCGCGCGCTCACGCTCGTGGCCCGCGACCCGGCCGGCGTGGTGACCGGCACCGTCCGCCTCGCGCCCGCCACGGGCGACCGCGACCTGGGCTGGTGGGTCGGGAGCCGGCTGGCCGTCGCCCGCCCGGCGCGCGGCCACGGCGCCGGCGTCGGCGCGGCCCTCGTCCGGGCGGCCTGCGCGCACGCCGAGCGGCTCGGCGCCCTCCGGTTCGACGCCCACGTCCAGCGACCGAACGCGCCCCTGTTCCGACGGCTCGGGTGGGAGGAGATCGGCGACGAGGTCGCGTACGGGCGTCCGCACGTCGCCATGACCTGGCCCGTCGACCGGGTCGCCCGGCTGGCGGCACGCACCAAGGCGCCGCTCGGACCGCTGCTCGCACCCTTCGCCGGCGGACCGGCCGGCCTCGGCGGGCGCGGCTTCCTCGGCGACGACGCCGCTCCCGTCCCGGGCTCCGACCTGGTCGCGGCGACCGACGCGATCCTGCCGTCGATGGTCGAGCGCGACCCGACCTGGGCCGGCTGGTGCGCGGTCCTGGTCAACCTCAACGACCTGGCCGCCACCGGCGCCGAGCCCGTCGCCCTCCTCGACGCGGTCGGGGCCCGCGACGCCAGCTTCGCCAGCCGCGTCGTCCGCGGCGTCGCCGCCGCGGCGGCGGCCTGGGACGTGCCCGTCGTCGGCGGGCACACCCAGCTCGGGGTGCCCGGCTCGCTCTCGGTCACCGCGCTGGGCCGGACGCCGCGTCCCGTCCCCGGCGGGGGCGGCCGGCCGGGCCACGCCGTCACGGTGACGGCCGACCTCGGCGGCGGGTGGCGCCCCGGCTACTCCGGCGCCCAGTGGGACTCCACGAGCGGGCGGACCACCGAGGACCTGCAGGCCCTGGGCTCGTTCGTGGCCCGCAGCGCGCCCGCCGCGGCCAAGGACGTCAGCATGGCCGGGCTCGTCGGCACGCTCGGGATGCTCGCCGAGGCCAGCGGCTGCGGCGCCGTGCTCGACGTCGACGCCGTCCCCACGCCCGCCGGGGCGACCACCGGCGACTGGCTGACCTGCTTCCCCGGCTTCGCCATGGTCACCGCCGACGAGCCGGGCCGCGAACCCGCACCCGCTGGTCCCGCGACCAGCCGCGCCTGCGGCGAGCTCACCACCGGCGCGGGCGTTCGGCTGCATTGGCCGGACGGCCGCACCACCCCCGCCCTCACCACCGTCACCGGACTAGGACGCGCATGA